A genomic window from Sphingobacterium sp. BN32 includes:
- a CDS encoding acyl-CoA thioesterase — MNFYTRKWVKPEDLNPNGSLFGGTLLRWIDEEAVIYAIVQLGNPHVVTKFISEINFVSSAKQGDIIELGIEAINFGNTSLTMRCEVRNKISRKTILSIDKLVFVNLDPQGNPVPHGRTEITYAYMGVDRDVNRRD; from the coding sequence ATGAACTTTTATACTAGAAAATGGGTTAAACCTGAAGACCTAAACCCTAACGGATCGCTATTCGGAGGGACTCTGCTCCGTTGGATAGACGAAGAGGCTGTTATTTATGCCATCGTACAGTTGGGCAATCCACATGTGGTGACTAAGTTTATCTCAGAAATCAACTTCGTATCCTCCGCGAAACAAGGAGATATCATCGAATTGGGAATCGAAGCAATTAACTTCGGGAATACTTCTTTGACCATGCGTTGCGAGGTTAGAAATAAGATTAGCAGAAAGACAATCTTATCAATCGATAAGTTGGTCTTTGTAAATCTTGACCCACAGGGAAATCCTGTTCCACATGGTAGAACGGAGATTACTTATGCTTATATGGGGGTTGATAGAGACGTGAATCGACGTGATTAA